The region CGGGACCGCTGAGGAACAGCAGACCCTGGGCCCGGGTGTTCATCAGCAGCCGCTCGCCCACCGGGTGCCGCTCGTCGTGGTACGTGTCCAGCAGCTCCTCGGGTACCCGGCCCCGCACCACGGCAGCGAGTTTCCAGCCCAGGTTCACCGCGTCCTGGATGCTGGTGTTCATACCCTGGCCGCCGGCCGGGAGATGGATGTGCGCGGAGTCGCCCGCCAGGAAGACCCGGCCCTGCCGGTACCGGGTGACCTGACGGGTGGCGTCGCCGAAGGAACTCACCCACACCGGCTCCCCGTGCGAGATGTCGTCGCCGGTGAGCCGTTTCCAGGCCGCCGCCACCTCGTCGTAGGAGGGCGGCGCCTCTCGGCGCTGCGGAGGCGTGCCCCGTTCGCAGACGATCAGCCGGGTGATGCCGCCAGGCAGCGGGCCGACCATGACCATGCCGCCGGGCAGGGTCTCACCGATCATGCGCGGCTGGAGGTCGAGCCCCTTCACGTCGGCGAGGAACATCTCCATCGTGGACGGTGTGCCCGGGAAGTCGAAGCCCATGGTTTTGCGTACGACACTGCGTCCGCCGTCGCAGCCCACCACATAGCCGGCGGTCAGCTGGTGCACTCCGTCGGGGCCGCTGACCTCCACCTCCACGAGATCGCCGGTGTCCTTGAGGGAGAGCAGCTCGTGCCGGCGCCGGACGTCCCCGCCCAACTCCTCGACCCAGTTCTCCAGAACCGTCTCCGTCTGCGACTGCGGCACGGTCTTCGCGGCCTGGTGGGCACCGTCGAGGACGGCGAAATCGACGGGCAGACCACCGAAGTGACCCTGGTTGCTGATCTCGATCTCCCCGAACCGGGACAGCAGCCCCCGCTGGTCGAAGACCTCCATCGTGCGCGCCGTGAACCCCAGGCCCCGGGACTCCCCGGTACGTTTCTCCAGCCGCTCCAGGACGATCACATCGACTCCGGCCAGCCGCAACTCTCCCGCGAGCATCATCCCGGCGGGGCCGGCGCCCACGACTATTACTTCGGCGTCCATATCTCCTCCTCGGTGGCTGCAACAAGGATTCGGCGGAATTCGGGCACACCGGTCCGGCGCGACCCCGTAAAAATGGATTCAGGGCCGGCAATTCCGTAGTCCCAAGCGAGGCATTTGATTGAAAGAAATCTTCCTCGCCTTTTCAGGGGTGGGTCAAGGAGCCGATTCAAGAGACCGGTGAGGAATCATCAGACAAACGTCAGAGAACCGACCGGGACGAAGGGAAGTGTCAGAGGAATGTCAATCGTGACGACCGCGGCTCCGCGGGAAGGCGCTCACTCCGAGACTTCAGGTGGTGGTTCACCTTCCGCCGGGTCGGTCCGACCCGGCCGGCCAGGGGTCCTCGATCACGGTGACGTCCAGCATGGGTCCAGCACCCCACCGAACTCCTCCCCGTCGCGACGGCTCCGGCTTTCGGCCGGAATCATCACGGGACCAGGCCGAGGGCGTGGTCGTAGCGGCTGACGGTGGCGCTCTTCAGGCCCGGCCAGGTGGCGAGTGCGTCGACGTGCGCCTGGGCGCTCTCCCACTCGGCGTAGTTGAGGACCCTGCTGCCGTCGGTGCTCAGGTGGAAGTGGGCGGAGATGCCACCGGGGTGCGCGTCCGGCTCGTTCTCCAGCGCCTCCAGGGCGGCATCGGCCCAGGCGCGCTGCCGGTCCGGGTCGGGTCCCACGAACTCGACGTCGACGACCACGACACACCCGGGCACCCTCGTGTCACCGTCCCGGACGCTGCTCCGGTAGCGCCGGTACCGGTCGAGCCCCAGCCGCTCGATGTCGGGCACGAGCAGGTCGATCTCGTCGTTGCGCTCCTGCCGGCGGGTCTTCACGAAGGCCTCGTAGGCCTGCTCGGTCGCCCACTGCGAGTAGTGCATCAGGGCTTCGCCGTCGTGCCCCGTGTAGACGTGATAACCGATCAGGCCGGCTGCCGGCCAGGGCCGTCGCTGCCAGGTGTCGGCGATGGCCTCCACGGTCTGCCGCTGGCGCAGGGGAGTGTGCACACGCCAGTGGCTGAAGAACGGGGCACCGACGCGAGGGTCGGTGAGGTCCGGAGGGGTTTCGGTACGACGTGTCATGCCGGTCATCCTGCAACCTCGATCCGGTTCAGGTCAGGCAGCCGATTCGAGCCGCCTGTTCGTGAGACTGCCTGCCCGTCGATGCGGAGTACGTACACGGCGCGTGAACGTGTTTCCGGTACGGGAACGCAGCCTGGGCCCTGGCACCACCACATCCGCACGCACGCGATCACGCCAGGTCGTGAGCGGCGTCCGACCGCCGCGGTCCACTACGGAAGCAACGACACGCGGCCTGCCACGCGCCGTCCCGGACGGCGATCAGCGCACACTCCGTCACCCCTGCAGAGCCTCGGCGATCATCGCCACCGTGAGCATCTGCGCGCCCCTGCCGCAGGTCGGGTCGCAGCCGGTGACGTCCTCGATCCGCCTCAGGCGGTAGTCCAGCGTGCTGCGGTGGATGAACATGCTGCGGGCCGCCTTGTTCCTGCTGTAGTCGGAGTCGACGAAGGCGGTCAACGTCTCCCAGAGGACCTTGTGCGCCCTGAGCGGCCTGATCATCGCCGCCAGGTCGGTCCGCACCTTCTCGTTCAGCGTGACCGCGTACTCGACCAACACGTCCGACATCGTGTACGCGCCGCTCGGGCGCAGTCCCGCCACCACCAGCCTCAGCACACAGGCCGCTTCGTTGACCCCATCGACGAGATGGGCTCTGTCCCGTTCGGCCGTCGCGAGCCAGCTCCTGCCGCCGAGACACTGGGTCAGCCGCGTCACCGAGCGTTCGGCGCTGCCCGGACCGCCGGCCGGGATGAAGAGAACGACGTTGCCGTCCCGGTGCGTCAGCAGTGTGTCCTGCCCCGACACCGAGCACAGCGCGTCCACCTCACGGCCGGGCTCCGCAAGCCTCACCGCGGCGATCAGGTATCGAGGAGCAAGTCCCCCGAACACGTCCGCGGGCAGCGGACGACCGTCGGCGAGGTCGCCGGCCAGGTCACGCGAAGCATCCGTAGTGGTCTTCTGCTGGTATCCGTCGAGGAAGTCCTGCAACAGGCGCCCCCCGGCGCGCACGATGGCGGCCAGCATCGGATCACCTGCCGCCGCCTTGGTCAGCAGCTCGGCCAGCTCGTCCGGCTCGTTACCGGTCCACTCCCGCCCTGCGGCCCGCACCTTCGCCCGGAAGTCAGCGACCCTGCCCTCCTCCGGCGTCGAGCTGAACGCCTCGACCCGAGATAACGAGCTGCCTGCCGTTTCCGTCATTTCTCACCTCATCTTCCCGCTGGGCCGTGAAGGTCCGTACACAAAAGGACGTCACCGCTCGAACGGACCTCGTGGGGTTCGCGCGTCAGCCGGACTTTCGGCCAGGAGAGAGAAAGCGACCCGGCACCGGGAGGACCCACCACAGCCATTGACGACAACGTCGGAAAGAATTCACCCGCCGGAGCAGTGGGGGTTTTCGGCATGACACTCTCCGCTCGCGTCCACGAGGGCGCATCGGGGCGCGTGGGGGCACTCCGTTCATGGGGATGCTAACACAGCTACTTGAACCTTGTAACATATTACCCGCGGGTTACGGTTTCCCTTATGACTTGAAATCTACTTCTTCTCCACAGCTACCCAGCAGGCACAAATCCCCCATACAGGGCCTGGATCAGACATCTTGTTCCGCCGGCGCCGCGGTCTCGTAGCTCGTCGACCAATGCCATTCCCCGACACATCTCAGGACGAACAAGACGCGAATGCCGCAAAATTTGGAGGGAATTCCGAGGTGGGCGGAAAATGGCGGGACGCGACGGTGCACCGGTGACAAGGATGAGGGGGCCACCTAGGATGCTTATCCAGTAGGTCCTCACTCTGTATTTCACCGATTACGGTCCTGGCCTGGTCGGATGTACGGGATGGATGGGTGACATGGACAATGCTCAGAACGGTTTGAAGAACTGCTCGAACCACTCGGACTGCGCCAGAAATCAGAGTTGCGGTCCAGTGCCTTCCAGCCCGGTCCGGCTGGTGACAAGAAACCCTGCGGCTCGCGAAGCGTCCGAGCCGGTCGACGGCTGGGGTCTCAGCTCGATTCAGGCCAGGATCCTGGAGGGTGTTGCGGCCGGATTGTCCAGCGGGCGACTGTCGAGAGAGATGTACCTCAGCTCGAAGACCATTGACTATCACGTCCGCGTCATGTCCGACAAACTGCAGGCGTCGAATCGTGTCGCGTTGGTTTCGAGGGCGTACGTCCTCAAGATTCTGATAACAGAATCGTGGCCCCCGCGCGTCGCGTGTGACGCCGTGAATTAACACGCGCCGGTTCGCGAGATCACCATCCGTATCCTCGCGCGCGACCCGCGTTTCGTGTGCCGTTTCCTGGAAGCCTCCTTTTTCTCACTCCCTCCGGTCGCCCCGGAGATCAGGTGCCGGCCGACTGCGAGCGCTCGTCGGACCGAGTGCGGCCGGTCACGCCTCGGCGTCCTGGACATCCTCGATGTCCACGCCCATCTCCTCGGCGATGCGTACGGCCTCGGCCAGGAGGGTCTCCACGATCTGTGACTCCGGGACCGTGCGGATCACCTCGCCCTTGACGAAGATCTGGCCCTTGCCGTTGCCGGCGGCGACGCCGATGTCGGCCTCGCGCGCCTCCCCGGGCCCGTTGACGACACAGCCCATCACCGCCACCCGCAACGGCACCGGGAACCCCTCGAGCGCCGCGGTGACCCGCTCGGCGAGGGTGTGCACATCGACCTGGGCCCGACCGCAGGACGGACACGACACGATGTCCAGTCCCCGTGGCCGCAGCCCGAGCGACTCCAGGATCTGCGCGCCGACCTTGACCTCCTCGACCGGTGGTGCGGAGAGCGAGACGCGGATGGTGTCGCCGATGCCCTCCGCCAGCAGCGCGCCGAACGCGACCGAGGACTTGATCGTGCCCTGGAACCGGGGTCCCGCCTCGGTCACGCCGAGATGCAGCGGGTAGTCGCACCGGCCGGCGAGCTTGCGGTACGCCTCGATCATCACCACCGGGTCGTGGTGCTTCACCGAGATCTTCAGGTCGGTGAAGCCGTGCTCCTCGAACAACGAGCACTCCCACAACGCCGACTCCACCAGCGCCTCCGGGGTGACGCCGCCGTGTTTCCGCAGCAGCCGCTTGTCCAGCGACCCGGCGTTCACGCCGATCCGGATCGAGATGCCCGCGTCCTTGGCCGCACGGGCGATCGCGCCGACCTGGTCGTCGAACTGGCGGATGTTGCCGGGGTTGACCCGTACCGCGGCGCAGCCGGCGTCGATCGCGGCGAACACGTACTTCGGCTGGAAGTGGATGTCGGCGATCACCGGGATGCCCGACTTGCGGGCGATCGCCGGCAG is a window of Streptomyces sp. B21-083 DNA encoding:
- a CDS encoding FAD-dependent monooxygenase — translated: MDAEVIVVGAGPAGMMLAGELRLAGVDVIVLERLEKRTGESRGLGFTARTMEVFDQRGLLSRFGEIEISNQGHFGGLPVDFAVLDGAHQAAKTVPQSQTETVLENWVEELGGDVRRRHELLSLKDTGDLVEVEVSGPDGVHQLTAGYVVGCDGGRSVVRKTMGFDFPGTPSTMEMFLADVKGLDLQPRMIGETLPGGMVMVGPLPGGITRLIVCERGTPPQRREAPPSYDEVAAAWKRLTGDDISHGEPVWVSSFGDATRQVTRYRQGRVFLAGDSAHIHLPAGGQGMNTSIQDAVNLGWKLAAVVRGRVPEELLDTYHDERHPVGERLLMNTRAQGLLFLSGPEVQPLRDVFTELITYLPVSRHLAGMVSGLEIHYPVAGGPHPLLGRRMPHLELSGGTTSGTDSSTQALHAGRGVLLDLADNAELRRRAAGWRDRVDIVTAQPKDASGNGVPAGTTAVLVRPDGYVAWAAPGCHSDLPMALDRWFGPAR
- a CDS encoding helix-turn-helix transcriptional regulator, with product MDNAQNGLKNCSNHSDCARNQSCGPVPSSPVRLVTRNPAAREASEPVDGWGLSSIQARILEGVAAGLSSGRLSREMYLSSKTIDYHVRVMSDKLQASNRVALVSRAYVLKILITESWPPRVACDAVN
- a CDS encoding PucR family transcriptional regulator; amino-acid sequence: MTETAGSSLSRVEAFSSTPEEGRVADFRAKVRAAGREWTGNEPDELAELLTKAAAGDPMLAAIVRAGGRLLQDFLDGYQQKTTTDASRDLAGDLADGRPLPADVFGGLAPRYLIAAVRLAEPGREVDALCSVSGQDTLLTHRDGNVVLFIPAGGPGSAERSVTRLTQCLGGRSWLATAERDRAHLVDGVNEAACVLRLVVAGLRPSGAYTMSDVLVEYAVTLNEKVRTDLAAMIRPLRAHKVLWETLTAFVDSDYSRNKAARSMFIHRSTLDYRLRRIEDVTGCDPTCGRGAQMLTVAMIAEALQG
- the ispG gene encoding flavodoxin-dependent (E)-4-hydroxy-3-methylbut-2-enyl-diphosphate synthase; this translates as MTSVALGMPLPRRGEVPLSVATRRNSRRITVGTVPVGDGAPVSVQSMTTTPTVDIDATLRQIAELTAAGCEIVRVAVPSADDAAALPAIARKSGIPVIADIHFQPKYVFAAIDAGCAAVRVNPGNIRQFDDQVGAIARAAKDAGISIRIGVNAGSLDKRLLRKHGGVTPEALVESALWECSLFEEHGFTDLKISVKHHDPVVMIEAYRKLAGRCDYPLHLGVTEAGPRFQGTIKSSVAFGALLAEGIGDTIRVSLSAPPVEEVKVGAQILESLGLRPRGLDIVSCPSCGRAQVDVHTLAERVTAALEGFPVPLRVAVMGCVVNGPGEAREADIGVAAGNGKGQIFVKGEVIRTVPESQIVETLLAEAVRIAEEMGVDIEDVQDAEA
- a CDS encoding antibiotic biosynthesis monooxygenase, which codes for MTRRTETPPDLTDPRVGAPFFSHWRVHTPLRQRQTVEAIADTWQRRPWPAAGLIGYHVYTGHDGEALMHYSQWATEQAYEAFVKTRRQERNDEIDLLVPDIERLGLDRYRRYRSSVRDGDTRVPGCVVVVDVEFVGPDPDRQRAWADAALEALENEPDAHPGGISAHFHLSTDGSRVLNYAEWESAQAHVDALATWPGLKSATVSRYDHALGLVP